Proteins found in one Drosophila busckii strain San Diego stock center, stock number 13000-0081.31 chromosome 2R, ASM1175060v1, whole genome shotgun sequence genomic segment:
- the LOC108596907 gene encoding protein charlatan isoform X1 has protein sequence MATLIPANAGNPASAQTSNVEATYEDMFKEITRKLYGEETGNGLHTLGTPVAQVATSGPTAVPEGEQRSFTNLQQIDRNAAPSIEYEANAAAGGASGNNVASSQANVIQQQQQQQQQTESGNSVVVSAATVVPAPSIAAAVGSSFKSEDHLSTAFGLAALMQNGFAAGQAGLLKASEQQRWAQDNNDQQQQQQQQQQQQQPQLVQWTTGGKLQSYAQVSQQQQQQQQQQQQQQQQQQHQSTPKSKKHRQDHGSELIYASPSTSANAAQNLAQSTPTSAQPTTTNSSSSSGGSSSSGGSRKKNAAAQAAAAANGVHIVKRYACTHCPYSTDRRDLYTRHENIHKDEKPFQCYACLKQFNRADHVKKHFLRMHRELQYDINKTRRHVSAGSSSSSSGGVNSASGAHHAGGRGNVTINATGVNIDNAFLEAQRHPTSTSLSIVETIEAVASAADMPLAQLKQEKLDDGVLPLHLVQQQQQQQQQQQQQLQQQQQQQQQAVASSSSGSSSSVAAGSSGNGLLKPKREKRFTCCYCPWSGADKWGLKRHLNTHTKPFVCLLCDYKAARSERLATHVLKVHNKRACSKCSYLADTQEEFQVHMSDVHPHDNRPARSNSSSNNNNNNNSNNNNNNGNNNSNNNANQNLNVLRTIGNTLVANNQLNTFHNAGNAFGASSGQTVSNVSGSGAVTIYTTTTNEGVAGSGGGGNITGGPLQEIIVNPTSMVGWRLSANGSLIPPHDLLTGSLPNAATQKRGSERLFQYLEAEGSDPEDYARLLKMDAISRNTASVAQDFHKAGGVHELKIPANHQLLFNNKLPSQWTTREAAALLHSLSNMGSHNSSSNIAQRQKFGNLRARQHSTGEDDENTPSSASSSSYSGDEFNMSSSTSPMKLSRHGKSLRASDEEQQQQINSKAMATAFLEAAAYEQTAIELLASKRKIKIENDEDQENQQQQQQQQQQQQQQRVQLIKSSPAYKLNNNNNNNNNHSNNNNNNSNYYKEKTHRNAVHRRQDDKENSSNSSSSSSSNAVSVAAATAAATAPISNSNSTTNFLTQMEYQNLNRIGTEFQNYVKDIINKYYAAETPLMLAAAAAALPTATTTGQQQREQQLSPGKRRRLLSETEEYIEYLRNKEDITLTITPKLPTPTPSAAPQPQPQSLLKRQLDLSAPRKSPKKPAAPTAVHQQQQSNASSSCAANAPRKSLNQLATLLPLLADAASRQEYLAAPLDFSKKSEAESARSSRKQAQPKKIRLTPEAVVAMLRDKHLNRMGQQKLGCASCSAGGGVSRRGISFNYHTLGSLALHRYWKHGALKTAAHSCKQCSAQFGRHYSLQLHRRLKHAKL, from the exons ATGGCAACACTAATACCAGCGAACGCAGGAAATCCAGCGAGCGCACAGACCTCAAATGTTGAGGCCACATATGAAGATATGTTCAAAGAAATTACACGTAAACTGTACGGTGAGGAGACCGGTAACGGTTTGCATACGCTCGGCACGCCGGTGGCTCAGGTGGCCACCAGTGGCCCCACAGCGGTGCCCGAGGGCGAGCAGCGCTCCTTTACAAATTTG CAACAAATCGATCGCAACGCCGCGCCCAGCATTGAATACGAAGCGAATGCTGCAGCGGGCGGCGCCAGCGGCAACAACGTGGCCAGCTCACAGGCCAATgtaatacaacagcaacaacaacagcaacagcaaacagagTCTGGCAACTCTGTAGTAGTCAGCGCTGCCACTGTGGTGCCGGCACCCAGTATCGCCGCCGCCGTcggcagcagcttcaagtcCGAGGATCACCTAAGCACCGCCTTTGGCTTGGCCGCACTCATGCAGAACGGATTCGCAGCAGGCCAGGCGGGTCTGCTCAAGgcgagcgagcagcagcgctgggCACAGGACAACaacgatcagcagcagcagcagcagcaacaacagcagcagcaacagccacagctaGTGCAATGGACTACGGGTGGCAAGTTGCAAAGCTATGCGCAAGTgagtcagcaacagcagcagcagcagcaacaacaacagcagcagcaacaacagcagcaacatcagagCACGCCCAAGTCCAA AAAACATCGTCAAGATCATGGCAGCGAGCTCATCTATGCCAGTCCCTCCACCTCTGCGAATGCAGCACAGAACTTGGCACAGTCCACGCCCACCTCAGCCCAGCCCACCACcacgaacagcagcagcagcagcggcggcagcagcagctcaggtGGCAGTCGCAAGAAGAACGCCGCAGCccaagccgccgccgccgccaatgGCGTGCACATTGTCAAGCGCTACGCCTGCACCCACTGTCCCTACTCGACGGATCGTCGGGACTTGTACACGCGCCACGAGAACATACACAAGGATGAGAAGCCCTTTCAGTGCTATGCCTGCCTCAAGCAATTCAACCGCGCCGATCATGTCAAGAAACATTTTCTGCGCATGCATCGCGAGCTGCAGTACGATATCAATAAGACGCGTCGTCACGTcagcgccggcagcagcagcagcagcagcggtggcGTCAATAGCGCCAGTGGTGCACATCATGCTGGCGGACGTGGCAATGTGACCATCAATGCTACGGGCGTGAACATAGACAATGCCTTCTTGGAGGCACAGCGTCATCCCACCTCAACCAGCCTCAGCATTGTGGAGACCATCGAGGCGGTGGCCTCTGCCGCCGACATGCCGCTCGCACAGCTCAAGCAGGAGAAACTCGACGATGGCGTGCTGCCATTGCAtctggtgcagcagcagcagcaacagcaacaacaacagcagcagcaactgcagcagcaacagcagcagcagcaacaagctgtgGCCAGCTCTAGTTCtggctccagcagcagcgttgccgcTGGCAGCTCAGGCAATGGTCTACTCAAACCAAAGCGTGAGAAGCGCTTCACCTGCTGCTACTGCCCCTGGTCCGGGGCAGACAAGTGGGGACTCAAGCGTCATCTGAATACGCATACAAAGCCGTTTGTTTGCCTGCTCTGCGATTACAAAGCGGCGCGCTCCGAGCGCCTCGCCACGCATGTGCTCAAGGTGCACAATAAACGCGCCTGCAGCAAGTGCTCCTACCTAGCCGACACCCAGGAAGAGTTCCAGGTTCACATGAGTGATGTGCA TCCGCATGATAATCGACCCgcgcgcagcaacagcagcagcaataacaacaacaacaacaacagcaataacaataataacaatggcaacaacaatagcaacaataatgcCAATCAGAATCTGAACGTCCTACGTACCATTGGCAACACTCTGGTGGCCAATAATCAACTAAACACCTTTCACAATGCGGGCAACGCTTTTGG cgCCTCTAGCGGCCAAACCGTCAGCAATGTgagcggcagcggcgccgtTACCATCTACACCACCACTACCAATGAGGGCGTGGCTGGTAGCGGCGGCGGAGGGAACATCACGGGCGGTCCACTGCAGGAGATCATTGTGAATCCCACCTCGATGGTGGGTTGGCGTTTGAGCGCTAATGGCTCGTTGATACCACCGCATGATCTACTCACCGGCAGTCTACCGAATGCCGCGACACAGAAACGCGGCTCGGAGCGTTTATTTCAATACCTCGAAGCCGAGGGCAGCGATCCGGAGGACTATGCGCG tcTGCTTAAAATGGACGCCATAAGTCGCAATACAGCTTCGGTCGCTCAGGATTTTCATAAAGCGGGAGGCGTGCACGAGTTGAAAATACCAGCTAATCATCAACTCCTGTTCAATAATAAACTGCCTTCGCAATGGACGACACGAGAGGCTGCTGCGCTCTTACACAGCCTCAGCAACATGGGCAGccataacagcagcagcaacattgctcAGCGACAGAAGTTTGGCAACCTGCGCGCTCGACAACACTCAACGGGTGAGGATGATGAGAATACGCCCTCGTCGGCTTCATCGTCCTCCTACTCGGGCGATGAGTTCAATATGTCATCAAGCACATCGCCCATGAAGCTATCGCGTCATGGCAAGAGTTTGCGTGCCAGCGAtgaggagcagcaacagcaaatcaaCAGCAAGGCGATGGCAACGGCATTTCTGGAAGCGGCTGCCTATGAGCAGACGGCCATTGAGTTGCTGGCCAGCAAGCGTAAGATCAAAATTGAGAACGATGAGGATCAAGagaatcaacaacaacagcagcaacaacaacagcaacagcagcagcagcgtgtgcaGCTTATTAAATCGTCTCCCGCgtataaactaaacaacaacaacaacaataacaataaccatagtaataacaacaataacaacagtaaCTATTATAAAGAGAAAACACATAGAAATGCCGTTCATCGTCGCCAGGATGATAAagagaacagcagcaacagcagcagcagcagcagtagcaatgCTGTTagtgtagcagcagcaactgctgcagcaacagcaccaattagcaacagcaactcaacCACAAACTTTCTCACACAAATGGAATATCAGAATCTCAATCGCATTGGCACCGAATTTCAAAACTATGTTAAGGAcattatcaataaatattatgcagctGAGACGCCGCTTATGTtggctgccgcagcagcagcgctgcccacagcaaccacaacgggacagcagcagcgcgagcAGCAGTTGTCGCCAGGCAAACGACGACGTCTGCTGAGCGAAACTGAAGAGTATATTGAATATCTGCGCAACAAAGAGGACATCACGCTCACCATTACGCCCAAgctgccaacgccaacgccctCAGCAGctccgcagccgcagccacaatCGCTGCTGAAGCGTCAGCTTGACTTGTCGGCGCCGCGCAAGAGTCCCAAGAagccagcagcaccaacagctgttcatcagcagcagcagagcaacgccagcagcagctgcgcagccaACGCACCACGCAAGTCGCTTAATCAgctggcaacgctgctgccgctgctggcagATGCTGCAAGTCGTCAAGAGTACTTGGCAGCGCCTTTGGACTTTAGCAAAAAGTCCGAAGCAGAGTCAGCGCGCAGCTCGCGCAAGCAGGCGCAGCCGAAGAAGATTCGGCTCACACCCGAAGCTGTCGTCGCCATGCTGCGCGATAAGCATTTGAATCGTATGGGACAGCAGAAATTgggctgcgccagctgctcagCTGGTGGTGGCGTCAGTCGTCGTGGCATTAGCTTTAACTATCATACGCTGGGCTCGTTGGCGCTGCATCGCTATTGGAAGCATGGCGCTTTGAAAACGGCGGCCCACAGCTGCAAACAGTGCAGCGCACAGTTTGGGCGGCACTATAGTTTGCAATTGCATCGTCGACTTAAGCATGCCAAACTGTAA
- the LOC108596907 gene encoding protein charlatan isoform X4, with product MATLIPANAGNPASAQTSNVEATYEDMFKEITRKLYGEETGNGLHTLGTPVAQVATSGPTAVPEGEQRSFTNLQQIDRNAAPSIEYEANAAAGGASGNNVASSQANVIQQQQQQQQQTESGNSVVVSAATVVPAPSIAAAVGSSFKSEDHLSTAFGLAALMQNGFAAGQAGLLKASEQQRWAQDNNDQQQQQQQQQQQQQPQLVQWTTGGKLQSYAQVSQQQQQQQQQQQQQQQQQQHQSTPKSKKHRQDHGSELIYASPSTSANAAQNLAQSTPTSAQPTTTNSSSSSGGSSSSGGSRKKNAAAQAAAAANGVHIVKRYACTHCPYSTDRRDLYTRHENIHKDEKPFQCYACLKQFNRADHVKKHFLRMHRELQYDINKTRRHVSAGSSSSSSGGVNSASGAHHAGGRGNVTINATGVNIDNAFLEAQRHPTSTSLSIVETIEAVASAADMPLAQLKQEKLDDGVLPLHLVQQQQQQQQQQQQQLQQQQQQQQQAVASSSSGSSSSVAAGSSGNGLLKPKREKRFTCCYCPWSGADKWGLKRHLNTHTKPFVCLLCDYKAARSERLATHVLKVHNKRACSKCSYLADTQEEFQVHMSDVHPHDNRPARSNSSSNNNNNNNSNNNNNNGNNNSNNNANQNLNVLRTIGNTLVANNQLNTFHNAGNAFG from the exons ATGGCAACACTAATACCAGCGAACGCAGGAAATCCAGCGAGCGCACAGACCTCAAATGTTGAGGCCACATATGAAGATATGTTCAAAGAAATTACACGTAAACTGTACGGTGAGGAGACCGGTAACGGTTTGCATACGCTCGGCACGCCGGTGGCTCAGGTGGCCACCAGTGGCCCCACAGCGGTGCCCGAGGGCGAGCAGCGCTCCTTTACAAATTTG CAACAAATCGATCGCAACGCCGCGCCCAGCATTGAATACGAAGCGAATGCTGCAGCGGGCGGCGCCAGCGGCAACAACGTGGCCAGCTCACAGGCCAATgtaatacaacagcaacaacaacagcaacagcaaacagagTCTGGCAACTCTGTAGTAGTCAGCGCTGCCACTGTGGTGCCGGCACCCAGTATCGCCGCCGCCGTcggcagcagcttcaagtcCGAGGATCACCTAAGCACCGCCTTTGGCTTGGCCGCACTCATGCAGAACGGATTCGCAGCAGGCCAGGCGGGTCTGCTCAAGgcgagcgagcagcagcgctgggCACAGGACAACaacgatcagcagcagcagcagcagcaacaacagcagcagcaacagccacagctaGTGCAATGGACTACGGGTGGCAAGTTGCAAAGCTATGCGCAAGTgagtcagcaacagcagcagcagcagcaacaacaacagcagcagcaacaacagcagcaacatcagagCACGCCCAAGTCCAA AAAACATCGTCAAGATCATGGCAGCGAGCTCATCTATGCCAGTCCCTCCACCTCTGCGAATGCAGCACAGAACTTGGCACAGTCCACGCCCACCTCAGCCCAGCCCACCACcacgaacagcagcagcagcagcggcggcagcagcagctcaggtGGCAGTCGCAAGAAGAACGCCGCAGCccaagccgccgccgccgccaatgGCGTGCACATTGTCAAGCGCTACGCCTGCACCCACTGTCCCTACTCGACGGATCGTCGGGACTTGTACACGCGCCACGAGAACATACACAAGGATGAGAAGCCCTTTCAGTGCTATGCCTGCCTCAAGCAATTCAACCGCGCCGATCATGTCAAGAAACATTTTCTGCGCATGCATCGCGAGCTGCAGTACGATATCAATAAGACGCGTCGTCACGTcagcgccggcagcagcagcagcagcagcggtggcGTCAATAGCGCCAGTGGTGCACATCATGCTGGCGGACGTGGCAATGTGACCATCAATGCTACGGGCGTGAACATAGACAATGCCTTCTTGGAGGCACAGCGTCATCCCACCTCAACCAGCCTCAGCATTGTGGAGACCATCGAGGCGGTGGCCTCTGCCGCCGACATGCCGCTCGCACAGCTCAAGCAGGAGAAACTCGACGATGGCGTGCTGCCATTGCAtctggtgcagcagcagcagcaacagcaacaacaacagcagcagcaactgcagcagcaacagcagcagcagcaacaagctgtgGCCAGCTCTAGTTCtggctccagcagcagcgttgccgcTGGCAGCTCAGGCAATGGTCTACTCAAACCAAAGCGTGAGAAGCGCTTCACCTGCTGCTACTGCCCCTGGTCCGGGGCAGACAAGTGGGGACTCAAGCGTCATCTGAATACGCATACAAAGCCGTTTGTTTGCCTGCTCTGCGATTACAAAGCGGCGCGCTCCGAGCGCCTCGCCACGCATGTGCTCAAGGTGCACAATAAACGCGCCTGCAGCAAGTGCTCCTACCTAGCCGACACCCAGGAAGAGTTCCAGGTTCACATGAGTGATGTGCA TCCGCATGATAATCGACCCgcgcgcagcaacagcagcagcaataacaacaacaacaacaacagcaataacaataataacaatggcaacaacaatagcaacaataatgcCAATCAGAATCTGAACGTCCTACGTACCATTGGCAACACTCTGGTGGCCAATAATCAACTAAACACCTTTCACAATGCGGGCAACGCTTTTGGGtaa